From Pseudomonas poae, the proteins below share one genomic window:
- a CDS encoding PepSY domain-containing protein, which yields MKVNLRTGSRAALVLMVFCSSLAARDLNQDEALALRQQGVILPLEQLLQQAMARHPGSRLLEAELEKKHGQYAYEVELVTTDGVVREIKLDASTGVLIKDEED from the coding sequence ATGAAGGTAAATTTACGCACCGGCAGTCGAGCGGCGCTGGTGCTCATGGTTTTCTGCTCAAGCCTGGCGGCCCGCGACCTCAATCAGGATGAGGCCCTGGCGCTGCGCCAGCAGGGAGTGATCCTGCCGCTGGAGCAACTGTTGCAACAAGCCATGGCCCGCCATCCCGGCTCGCGGCTGCTGGAGGCTGAGCTGGAGAAAAAGCACGGCCAATACGCCTATGAGGTGGAGCTGGTGACCACCGACGGCGTGGTGCGCGAGATCAAGCTGGACGCCAGCACCGGTGTGCTGATCAAAGATGAGGAAGACTGA
- a CDS encoding PepSY domain-containing protein, which yields MKRLTALVAAAIIVSTATQAAAVDPDKPLSVPATVTIVAFDQLEATALALHPGSTLLDTDLDEAYGKYVYEVELEDADGIEWDIELDALSGQVLKNHQDT from the coding sequence ATGAAGCGCCTCACCGCTCTGGTCGCCGCCGCTATTATCGTCTCCACGGCAACCCAGGCCGCAGCTGTGGACCCCGACAAGCCACTGAGCGTGCCTGCCACTGTTACTATTGTCGCGTTCGATCAACTCGAAGCCACGGCCCTGGCCCTGCACCCGGGTTCGACGCTGCTGGACACCGACCTGGACGAGGCTTACGGCAAGTACGTGTATGAAGTCGAACTGGAAGATGCCGACGGTATTGAATGGGATATTGAATTGGACGCGCTCTCCGGGCAGGTTCTCAAGAATCATCAGGATACGTAA
- a CDS encoding response regulator transcription factor codes for MRLLLVEDNVPLADELLAGLQRQGYAVDWLADGRDAAYQGRSEPYDLIILDLGLPGLPGLEVLAQWRAAALATPVLILTARDSWAERIEGLKAGADDYLSKPFHPEELHLRIQALLRRSHGQANQPTLQAAGLHLDEGRQCVLRDGDEIQLTAAEFRLLRYFMLHPEQILSKSHLAEHLYDGETERDSNVLEVHVNHLRRKLGRSVIETRRGQGYRFGASPA; via the coding sequence ATGCGCCTGCTCCTGGTGGAAGACAACGTACCCCTGGCCGATGAACTGCTGGCCGGCCTGCAGCGCCAGGGCTATGCCGTCGACTGGCTGGCCGATGGGCGCGACGCCGCGTATCAAGGCCGCAGCGAGCCCTATGACCTGATTATCCTGGACCTCGGCCTGCCCGGTTTGCCTGGGCTTGAGGTGTTGGCACAATGGCGTGCGGCCGCGCTGGCCACTCCGGTGCTGATCCTCACCGCCCGCGATTCCTGGGCCGAGCGCATCGAAGGGCTCAAGGCCGGTGCCGACGATTACCTGAGCAAACCCTTCCACCCCGAAGAGCTGCACCTGCGTATCCAGGCGCTGTTGCGCCGTTCCCATGGCCAGGCCAACCAGCCCACCTTGCAAGCCGCCGGCCTGCACCTGGATGAGGGCCGCCAGTGCGTGCTGCGCGATGGCGATGAGATCCAACTGACGGCCGCCGAGTTTCGCCTGTTGCGCTACTTCATGTTGCACCCGGAACAAATCCTTTCAAAAAGCCACCTGGCCGAGCACCTGTACGACGGTGAGACCGAGCGCGACTCCAATGTGCTCGAAGTGCACGTCAACCACTTGCGCCGCAAGCTGGGCCGCAGCGTGATCGAAACCCGGCGTGGCCAGGGTTACCGCTTTGGCGCCAGCCCTGCATGA